From the Vibrio metoecus genome, one window contains:
- the rpmF gene encoding 50S ribosomal protein L32, with translation MAVQQNRKTRSRRGMRRSHDALTAAALSVDATSGETHLRHNVTAEGYYRGKKVINK, from the coding sequence ATGGCCGTACAACAAAACCGTAAAACACGTTCAAGACGTGGTATGCGTCGTTCACACGATGCGCTAACAGCTGCAGCGCTATCTGTAGACGCAACTTCAGGTGAAACTCACCTGCGCCACAACGTAACCGCTGAAGGTTACTACCGTGGTAAAAAGGTTATCAACAAGTAA
- the rne gene encoding ribonuclease E yields MKRMLINATQKEELRVALVDGQRLFDLDIESPGHESKKANIYKGRITRIEPSLEAAFVDYGAERHGFLPLKEIAREYFPDGYSYQGRPNIKDVLNEGQEVIVQIEKEERGSKGAALTTFISLAGSYLVLMPNNPRAGGISRRIEGDERTELKSALSSLELPQGMGLIVRTAGVGKSAEELEWDLNVLLKHWGAIKQASDSNPAPFLIHQESNVIVRAIRDYLRRDIGEILIDSTSIYERALEHIRLVRPDFVNRVKKYDGEVPLFSHFQIESQIESAFQREVRLPSGGSIVIDPTEALTSIDINSARATKGGDIEETALNTNLEAADEIARQLRLRDLGGLVVIDFIDMTPVRHQREVENRLREAVRVDRARVQIGRISRFGLLEMSRQRLSPSLAEASHHICPRCTGTGVIRDNESLALSVLRLIEEEALKDNTSQVLAVVPVSIASYLLNEKRRSINHIEKAQQVRITIVPNSDMETPHFEVIRVRDGEEQDILSYLIPKKLEAMKEAEGKEVLDVDLKPKRIEEPVLKGFAAPAEAVPAPAPKLKAEPQIVTEVVKPTQPGLFSRLFKAIANLFSSAPVAAQTETPVVQTGEQEKPRRERNERNNDRRRNPRDRNRRRGNEENGERNERSDRNDKEGSSNQRKPQDRKPKQERGERTERNERPDSDRTERQDRRNKRDESKTAKLLEQGRQLAAEAQQQDVKAAEPKEEKAAVVKERRQRRKLTKQIRVKDQVAVEELDHLQTAPISNEFEAPASVNLPATEDYADSAQDDSEDDQKQRRNRRSPRHLRASGQRRRRGRDRRPNPFRLRKGGVASPEMAMGKVMPRYDLAPRPQSRHETTEVAQHVTHVTPSAVVETGVVETPRTLGGVAFPEMAMGKVIVRRQPAAIEPQRIEQEPVVVAELKMETIVESVETPMIETPIVEVAAPAVIEVVEAPAVQSVIEDKVVSEKPVEPIKTVKPINADNKKLTAKAVIKQPGASSPMTKASGSQEIREVLINAAPLRTERYQARGAGSQAARNQASSAMAKPKSE; encoded by the coding sequence ATGAAAAGAATGTTAATTAACGCAACTCAAAAAGAAGAGTTGCGTGTCGCGTTGGTCGATGGCCAACGTCTGTTCGATCTGGATATTGAAAGTCCGGGGCACGAATCGAAAAAAGCAAATATCTATAAAGGCCGCATTACCCGTATTGAACCTAGTCTAGAAGCCGCATTCGTTGATTACGGCGCTGAAAGACACGGTTTCCTCCCTCTCAAAGAAATTGCTCGCGAATACTTCCCTGATGGTTATAGCTACCAAGGTCGTCCAAACATCAAAGATGTTTTGAACGAAGGCCAGGAAGTGATCGTGCAAATCGAAAAAGAGGAGCGCGGTAGTAAAGGGGCGGCACTCACCACTTTTATCTCTCTTGCAGGTAGCTACCTTGTTCTTATGCCTAACAACCCTCGTGCTGGTGGTATTTCTCGCCGTATCGAAGGTGATGAACGTACTGAACTAAAATCTGCACTCAGCTCACTTGAACTGCCACAAGGTATGGGTCTTATTGTCCGTACTGCAGGCGTAGGAAAAAGTGCCGAAGAGTTAGAGTGGGACTTAAACGTACTACTTAAACACTGGGGTGCCATCAAGCAAGCGTCTGATTCAAACCCTGCACCGTTCCTTATCCACCAAGAAAGTAACGTGATTGTTCGTGCGATCCGTGATTACTTGCGTCGTGATATCGGTGAAATTCTTATCGACAGCACCAGCATTTACGAACGTGCTCTCGAGCACATCCGTTTGGTACGCCCTGACTTCGTTAACCGTGTTAAGAAGTACGATGGCGAAGTGCCGCTGTTCAGCCATTTCCAAATCGAAAGCCAGATTGAATCGGCTTTCCAACGTGAAGTTCGTTTACCTTCTGGTGGCTCAATTGTGATTGACCCAACGGAAGCTCTTACTTCGATTGACATCAACTCAGCACGCGCAACCAAAGGTGGCGATATTGAAGAGACCGCTCTCAATACCAACCTAGAGGCTGCTGATGAGATCGCACGCCAACTTCGTCTGCGTGACTTAGGTGGCCTAGTCGTTATCGACTTTATCGATATGACACCAGTACGCCACCAACGTGAAGTCGAAAATCGCCTACGTGAAGCTGTTCGTGTTGACCGTGCTCGTGTTCAGATCGGTCGTATTTCACGCTTCGGTCTACTTGAGATGTCACGCCAACGCTTGAGCCCGTCTCTGGCAGAAGCTAGCCACCACATCTGTCCTCGTTGTACAGGAACTGGGGTGATTCGTGATAACGAATCTTTGGCACTGTCGGTTCTGCGCTTAATTGAAGAAGAAGCACTGAAAGACAACACCTCGCAAGTACTTGCGGTAGTACCAGTGTCTATTGCTTCTTATCTGTTAAACGAGAAACGTCGCTCAATCAATCACATTGAAAAGGCGCAACAAGTTCGTATCACCATCGTGCCGAATTCCGATATGGAAACGCCGCACTTTGAAGTGATCCGCGTGCGTGATGGTGAAGAACAGGACATCCTGTCTTACCTGATCCCGAAAAAGCTGGAAGCGATGAAAGAAGCAGAAGGCAAAGAAGTTTTAGATGTTGACCTGAAACCAAAACGTATTGAAGAGCCCGTACTGAAAGGCTTTGCAGCACCAGCAGAAGCTGTACCTGCTCCAGCACCTAAGCTAAAAGCTGAGCCACAGATCGTTACGGAAGTGGTGAAACCAACACAACCAGGCCTGTTTAGTCGTCTATTCAAAGCGATTGCCAACCTGTTCTCTTCAGCACCTGTTGCAGCACAAACTGAAACTCCGGTTGTACAAACGGGTGAACAAGAGAAACCTCGTCGTGAACGCAACGAACGTAACAATGATCGTCGTCGTAACCCTCGTGATAGAAACCGTCGTCGTGGCAATGAGGAAAATGGCGAACGTAATGAACGTAGCGATCGCAACGATAAAGAAGGCTCAAGCAATCAACGTAAGCCACAAGATCGTAAACCTAAGCAAGAGCGTGGTGAACGTACCGAGCGCAATGAACGCCCTGATTCGGATCGTACTGAGCGCCAAGATCGCCGTAACAAGCGTGATGAGAGCAAAACCGCTAAGCTATTAGAGCAAGGTCGTCAGTTGGCGGCAGAAGCTCAGCAACAAGACGTAAAAGCGGCAGAGCCAAAAGAAGAGAAAGCGGCTGTTGTGAAAGAGCGTCGTCAACGCCGTAAACTGACCAAGCAAATTCGCGTAAAAGACCAAGTTGCAGTTGAAGAGTTAGACCATCTGCAAACTGCTCCTATCAGCAATGAGTTTGAAGCGCCTGCATCTGTTAATCTGCCAGCAACAGAAGATTACGCAGATTCAGCTCAAGACGATAGCGAAGATGATCAGAAACAGCGTCGTAACCGCCGTTCTCCACGCCATCTACGCGCTAGTGGTCAGCGTCGTCGTCGTGGTCGTGACCGTCGTCCTAACCCGTTCCGTCTACGTAAAGGTGGTGTTGCCTCTCCTGAGATGGCGATGGGTAAAGTGATGCCTCGCTACGATTTAGCTCCGCGCCCACAATCACGCCATGAAACTACTGAAGTAGCTCAACATGTTACACATGTCACTCCATCTGCTGTGGTAGAAACTGGGGTTGTTGAAACTCCACGTACTTTAGGTGGCGTTGCTTTCCCTGAGATGGCAATGGGTAAAGTGATCGTTCGTCGTCAACCAGCTGCGATTGAACCTCAACGAATTGAGCAAGAGCCTGTGGTTGTGGCAGAGCTGAAGATGGAAACCATTGTCGAGTCTGTTGAAACACCAATGATTGAAACGCCTATCGTTGAAGTTGCGGCTCCTGCAGTGATTGAAGTTGTAGAAGCGCCAGCAGTACAGTCAGTGATTGAAGACAAAGTGGTTAGCGAGAAACCGGTTGAACCAATTAAAACAGTGAAGCCAATCAACGCAGACAACAAAAAGCTCACAGCGAAAGCGGTAATCAAGCAACCAGGCGCCTCGTCACCGATGACTAAAGCTTCTGGCTCACAAGAGATCCGTGAAGTGTTGATTAACGCAGCACCATTGCGCACAGAACGTTATCAAGCACGCGGTGCTGGTAGCCAAGCCGCGCGTAATCAAGCGAGCTCAGCAATGGCTAAGCCAAAAAGCGAGTAA
- a CDS encoding Maf family protein — translation MQNYQLVLASTSPFRQQILAKLKLPFITAKPDCDETPLIGESPEHLVMRLAENKARSCFLAEPSLVIGSDQVCIIDNDIIGKPLTVEKAVEQLLRQSGKAITFYTGLALFNNQTQQTHVVCDTFTVYFRVLSEDMARRYVEAEQPLHCAGSFKSEGLGIALFERLEGDDPNSLIGLPLIKLIQLLEQEGLNVI, via the coding sequence ATGCAAAATTACCAACTAGTTTTAGCTTCCACTTCTCCATTTCGCCAACAAATTCTGGCGAAATTGAAGTTACCTTTTATCACCGCTAAGCCAGATTGCGACGAAACCCCGTTAATCGGCGAATCGCCAGAACATTTGGTGATGCGCTTAGCCGAAAACAAAGCGCGTAGCTGCTTTTTAGCAGAACCCAGTTTAGTGATTGGTTCCGATCAAGTCTGCATTATCGACAATGACATCATCGGCAAACCATTAACCGTAGAAAAAGCCGTTGAACAACTTTTACGCCAAAGTGGCAAGGCCATTACTTTTTATACGGGTTTAGCGCTTTTTAACAACCAAACTCAACAAACCCATGTCGTATGCGACACCTTCACTGTATATTTTCGAGTTTTATCAGAAGACATGGCACGACGTTATGTGGAAGCTGAACAACCACTTCATTGCGCGGGCAGTTTTAAAAGTGAAGGCTTAGGAATTGCGCTGTTTGAGCGATTGGAAGGCGACGACCCCAATTCTCTCATTGGTTTGCCGCTGATTAAGCTGATTCAACTGCTTGAACAAGAAGGCCTAAACGTCATCTGA
- the yceD gene encoding 23S rRNA accumulation protein YceD, with the protein MQKVKIPRTVDPAKAAQKRLDFDGIIQVNLFKRLEESVAGVKRDAEVSLSFEIDEQQLVVISGKANIEVDLECQRCNEVFAHECEVEFTYTPYLGRKSEEDAPDEYDLVDLNEFGEVDLVQLVEDEFILNLPQVAMHDEADCSVDSDNLVFGELPEEVLEEKPNPFDVLKSLKK; encoded by the coding sequence ATGCAAAAGGTAAAAATACCGCGAACGGTTGATCCGGCTAAAGCCGCTCAGAAAAGATTAGACTTTGATGGCATCATCCAAGTTAATTTGTTCAAGCGCTTAGAGGAGTCAGTCGCAGGCGTTAAACGCGACGCTGAAGTTTCATTGTCATTTGAGATTGATGAACAGCAACTGGTTGTTATCTCTGGTAAAGCTAACATCGAAGTTGATTTAGAGTGTCAGCGCTGTAACGAGGTTTTCGCACACGAGTGTGAAGTTGAATTTACTTATACTCCTTATTTAGGTCGTAAAAGTGAAGAAGACGCCCCAGACGAGTATGATTTGGTAGATCTAAACGAGTTTGGTGAGGTTGACCTAGTTCAGTTAGTTGAAGACGAGTTCATCTTAAATTTGCCTCAAGTTGCGATGCATGACGAAGCGGATTGTAGCGTTGATTCAGACAATTTGGTGTTTGGTGAACTTCCAGAAGAAGTTTTGGAAGAGAAGCCGAATCCATTCGATGTTTTAAAAAGCTTGAAGAAGTAA
- a CDS encoding beta-ketoacyl-ACP synthase III, which produces MYSKILGTGSYLPSQVRTNADLEKMVETSDEWIVARTGIRERRIAAENETVADMAFYAAQNAIEMAGIDKNDIDMIIVATTSASHTFPSAACQVQGKLGIKGCPAFDLAAACSGFMYALSIADQHVKSGVCKNILVIGSDALSKSCDPTDRSTIILFGDGAGAVVIGASNEPGILSTHIHADGEYGDLLSLEVPVRGGESDKWLHMAGNEVFKVAVTQLSKLVVDTLEANNMHKSELDWLVPHQANYRIISATAKKLSMSLDQVVVTLDRHGNTSAATVPTALDEAVRDGRIKRGQMLLLEAFGGGFTWGSALVKF; this is translated from the coding sequence ATGTATAGCAAAATTTTAGGTACTGGCAGCTACCTGCCATCTCAGGTGCGTACAAACGCAGACTTAGAGAAAATGGTAGAGACCAGTGATGAGTGGATTGTCGCTCGTACTGGTATTCGCGAGCGTCGCATTGCTGCTGAGAATGAAACTGTTGCCGATATGGCTTTCTATGCCGCACAAAATGCCATAGAAATGGCGGGAATAGATAAAAACGACATCGATATGATTATTGTGGCGACTACCAGTGCAAGCCATACCTTCCCGTCAGCGGCCTGCCAAGTGCAAGGTAAGCTTGGGATTAAAGGCTGTCCTGCGTTTGATTTGGCTGCGGCTTGCTCGGGTTTTATGTATGCCTTATCGATTGCGGATCAGCATGTAAAATCAGGTGTTTGTAAAAACATTCTCGTGATCGGTTCCGATGCACTATCGAAGTCTTGTGATCCTACGGATCGCTCAACCATTATCTTGTTTGGTGATGGCGCTGGCGCGGTGGTGATTGGAGCAAGTAATGAGCCAGGTATTCTTTCCACTCACATCCATGCGGATGGCGAGTATGGTGACTTACTCAGTCTTGAAGTGCCAGTTCGTGGTGGCGAGAGTGATAAGTGGCTACACATGGCTGGCAATGAAGTCTTTAAAGTTGCGGTGACTCAGTTGTCGAAGTTGGTGGTTGATACATTAGAAGCCAACAACATGCACAAATCTGAGCTTGATTGGCTGGTTCCACACCAAGCTAACTACCGAATCATTTCCGCAACAGCGAAAAAGCTCTCGATGTCCTTGGATCAGGTCGTGGTGACGTTAGATCGCCACGGCAATACCTCAGCGGCTACTGTGCCAACGGCGTTAGATGAAGCAGTCCGTGATGGTCGTATCAAGCGTGGGCAGATGCTACTGCTCGAAGCCTTTGGTGGCGGTTTCACTTGGGGCTCTGCTCTGGTGAAGTTCTAA
- the fabD gene encoding ACP S-malonyltransferase: MSKFAIVFPGQGSQAVGMLADLAEQYAVVKQTFAEASEVLGYDLWALVQDGPVEDLNQTFRTQPALLAASVAIWRVWQQLGLEQPAVLAGHSLGEYSALVCAGVIDFKQAIKLVELRGQLMQQAVPAGTGAMYAIIGLEDEAIAKACAEAAQGEVVSPVNFNSPGQVVIAGQKDAVERAGVLCKEAGAKRALPLPVSVPSHCALMKPAADELAKTLAELEFNAPQIPVINNVDVAAETDPAKIKDALIRQLYSPVRWTECVEQMSAQGVEKLIEMGPGKVLTGLTKRIVKTLEGAAVNDVASLDAVK, encoded by the coding sequence ATGAGTAAGTTTGCTATCGTATTCCCAGGTCAGGGCTCGCAAGCAGTAGGTATGCTGGCTGACCTTGCCGAGCAGTATGCTGTGGTAAAACAAACATTCGCCGAAGCTTCAGAAGTGCTTGGTTACGATCTGTGGGCTCTGGTTCAAGATGGCCCAGTGGAAGATCTCAATCAAACTTTCCGTACTCAACCTGCGTTGCTTGCCGCCTCTGTTGCGATTTGGCGAGTATGGCAGCAACTGGGTCTTGAGCAACCTGCGGTTTTAGCCGGTCACAGCTTGGGTGAATATTCAGCACTGGTATGTGCGGGCGTGATTGATTTTAAACAAGCGATCAAGCTGGTTGAGCTGCGTGGTCAATTGATGCAACAAGCTGTGCCGGCAGGAACGGGGGCGATGTACGCGATCATCGGTCTAGAAGATGAGGCGATTGCTAAAGCGTGTGCAGAAGCGGCGCAAGGTGAAGTGGTTTCTCCTGTAAACTTCAACTCTCCAGGCCAAGTGGTTATCGCGGGTCAAAAAGATGCAGTTGAGCGCGCTGGCGTTCTGTGTAAAGAAGCGGGTGCAAAACGTGCTCTGCCTCTGCCTGTTTCTGTGCCATCACACTGTGCGCTGATGAAGCCTGCGGCCGATGAATTGGCAAAAACCTTGGCAGAGCTTGAATTCAATGCACCACAAATCCCAGTCATCAATAACGTTGATGTTGCGGCTGAAACGGATCCAGCAAAAATTAAAGATGCGTTGATTCGTCAACTCTATAGTCCAGTTCGTTGGACTGAATGCGTGGAACAAATGAGCGCACAAGGTGTCGAAAAGCTGATTGAAATGGGACCGGGTAAGGTATTGACTGGTCTAACAAAACGTATTGTA
- the rluC gene encoding 23S rRNA pseudouridine(955/2504/2580) synthase RluC, producing MNEIRTQVQFIDIDEDMAGQRIDNFLRNQLKTIPKSVVYRILRKGEVRVNKKRVKAEYKLEAGDVVRVPPVTVEVKENEPAPPSTKLNKVAELEHCIVYEDDHLLILNKPSGTAVHGGSGLHFGAIEALRALRPQARFLELVHRIDRDTSGILLVAKKRSALRHLQAQFREKTVQKYYYALVMGDWDAECKVVNAPLLKNEVNSIVRVNPNGKPSETRFRILEKFAEATLVQASPVTGRTHQIRVHTQYMGHPIAWDDRYGDRRFDAYTAKFGIERLFLHAANIQFVHPASEEKMEIHAPLEAYLEQALTKMRQVQ from the coding sequence ATGAACGAAATCAGAACTCAAGTCCAGTTCATCGACATTGATGAAGACATGGCTGGTCAGCGCATTGATAATTTTTTGCGCAACCAATTAAAAACAATTCCGAAAAGCGTGGTTTATCGAATTCTGCGTAAGGGTGAAGTGCGCGTGAACAAAAAGCGCGTGAAAGCTGAATATAAGTTAGAAGCGGGCGATGTGGTGCGAGTGCCACCCGTCACGGTTGAAGTAAAAGAGAATGAGCCAGCTCCACCCAGCACTAAACTCAACAAAGTAGCTGAGTTGGAGCACTGTATCGTTTATGAAGATGATCATCTGCTGATCCTAAATAAGCCCTCAGGTACAGCGGTACATGGTGGGAGTGGTTTACACTTTGGGGCGATTGAGGCGCTGCGCGCTTTACGACCTCAAGCTCGTTTTCTTGAATTAGTACATCGTATTGACCGTGATACCTCTGGCATTTTACTGGTCGCTAAAAAGCGTTCAGCACTGCGACATTTACAGGCTCAGTTTCGCGAGAAAACAGTACAAAAATACTATTACGCCCTAGTGATGGGAGATTGGGATGCAGAGTGCAAAGTCGTTAATGCACCGCTGCTGAAAAATGAAGTTAACAGCATTGTACGAGTCAACCCAAACGGTAAACCGTCTGAAACGCGATTCCGTATTCTGGAAAAGTTTGCTGAGGCTACTTTAGTACAAGCGAGTCCTGTTACTGGGCGTACTCACCAAATTCGGGTACACACCCAATACATGGGGCATCCGATAGCGTGGGATGATCGCTATGGCGATCGTAGGTTTGATGCTTACACGGCAAAGTTTGGTATTGAACGATTATTCTTGCATGCGGCGAACATTCAATTTGTTCATCCGGCCAGTGAGGAGAAAATGGAGATTCACGCACCGCTCGAAGCGTATCTTGAGCAGGCTCTGACCAAAATGCGTCAAGTTCAGTAA
- a CDS encoding SulP family inorganic anion transporter produces MFEFPSFSQHSIKNDVLSGLTVALALVPEAVAFAFVAGVDPMVGLYAAFIVGLITSIFGGRPGMISGATGAMAVVMMSLVSSHGVQYLFAAILLTGLLQVAAGLFKLGKFIRMVPHPVMIGFVNGLAIVIFLAQLGQFKAPDLNGVLTWLPQDQLFLMLALVALTMAIIHFLPKLTTAVPSSLAAIVTVTLLVQGLGLETRTVVDFLRAMSGNDAATLAGTLPSFAIPAVPMTWETLQIIFPYALILAAIGLIESLLTLTVLDEMTGTRGQSNRECVGQGFANITCSMFGAMGGCAMIGQSMINVNSGGRGRLSGIVAAVLLLCFILFTSSLIEMIPLAALVGVMFMVVIGTFEWATFKLARRVPKQDFFVIVLVTVVTVFTDLAIAVAVGVIASALMFAWEHAKHIYAASHINADGHKEYQIHGPIFFGSAANFLELFDAHNDPKEVIVDFARSRVADHSAIDAIETLAERYAAVGKTLHLRHLSQDCRALLHKAGSLVEINLKEDPTYKVASDVLAG; encoded by the coding sequence ATGTTTGAATTTCCTTCTTTCTCACAGCACTCAATAAAAAATGATGTGTTATCTGGATTGACGGTCGCACTGGCTCTGGTGCCAGAAGCGGTGGCTTTTGCTTTTGTCGCGGGGGTCGATCCTATGGTTGGCCTTTATGCAGCATTTATTGTTGGGCTGATTACCTCCATTTTTGGTGGTCGTCCCGGCATGATTTCTGGTGCTACAGGGGCTATGGCCGTTGTAATGATGAGCTTGGTTTCTAGTCATGGTGTGCAGTATTTATTTGCTGCGATTCTTCTCACTGGTTTACTTCAAGTCGCCGCGGGTTTATTTAAGCTCGGCAAGTTTATTCGCATGGTGCCGCATCCAGTGATGATTGGTTTTGTGAATGGACTTGCGATTGTGATTTTTCTTGCTCAACTTGGCCAATTCAAAGCACCTGACCTCAATGGCGTACTGACTTGGTTACCACAAGATCAATTGTTTTTGATGTTGGCCTTAGTTGCTTTAACCATGGCGATCATCCATTTCCTACCTAAATTAACAACGGCTGTCCCCTCTTCTTTAGCAGCCATTGTTACCGTCACTTTGCTGGTTCAAGGTTTAGGCTTAGAAACCCGAACTGTCGTGGATTTCCTGCGCGCGATGTCGGGTAACGATGCGGCAACTCTCGCAGGTACTCTGCCCTCTTTCGCAATCCCTGCGGTACCGATGACTTGGGAAACTTTACAGATCATTTTTCCTTATGCCTTGATTCTGGCTGCAATTGGCTTAATTGAATCACTGTTAACACTGACCGTTTTGGATGAAATGACAGGCACTCGTGGTCAATCCAACCGTGAATGCGTAGGACAAGGTTTCGCTAACATCACTTGCTCCATGTTTGGGGCGATGGGTGGTTGCGCCATGATTGGTCAGTCGATGATCAACGTCAATTCTGGAGGTCGAGGACGACTATCGGGCATTGTGGCTGCGGTTCTCTTGCTTTGCTTTATCCTTTTCACCTCCTCTTTAATTGAGATGATCCCGCTTGCGGCTTTAGTCGGGGTGATGTTTATGGTGGTAATTGGTACCTTTGAATGGGCCACTTTTAAGTTAGCTCGCCGAGTCCCCAAACAAGATTTCTTTGTCATTGTGCTGGTGACTGTGGTTACCGTGTTTACCGACCTGGCGATTGCTGTTGCAGTCGGTGTGATTGCCTCAGCCTTGATGTTTGCTTGGGAACATGCCAAACATATTTACGCCGCTAGCCATATCAATGCCGACGGACACAAAGAGTATCAAATTCATGGGCCGATTTTTTTTGGCTCCGCCGCTAATTTCCTTGAACTGTTTGATGCACACAATGACCCTAAAGAAGTAATTGTCGATTTCGCTCGCTCGCGCGTTGCCGATCATTCAGCGATTGATGCGATTGAAACCTTAGCCGAGCGTTACGCCGCCGTAGGTAAAACGTTGCATCTACGCCATCTCAGCCAAGATTGCCGCGCTCTACTGCACAAAGCAGGCAGCTTGGTTGAAATCAACCTTAAAGAAGATCCTACATACAAAGTGGCTAGCGATGTTTTAGCTGGATAG
- the plsX gene encoding phosphate acyltransferase PlsX, which yields MQNLTVALDAMGGDFGPRVTVPAAVQALSHFPELKVILVGDRHQITQQLSLLGYSANTRLSIVHSDRVISNSEKPSLALRHSAGSSMGMAIDLVAENQADACVSGGNTGALMALSRFRLKLLPGIDRPALVSALPTVSGRKTWMLDLGANVSSDADSLFQFAVMGAALAEQHLQQAPRVAILNIGAEEIKGNDLVKRCAEMLTQTQAINFIGYIEGNQLLTDAADVIVCDGFVGNVCLKACEGTAQLFIDKLKKSLLGSSIKGWIARKLFSELFTELKTLNPDQYNGASLLGLRGIVIKSHGSADVSAVVNAISEAVHEVKRQVPSRISDRLEAVLLERHY from the coding sequence TTGCAAAATTTAACCGTTGCACTTGATGCAATGGGCGGGGATTTCGGTCCGCGCGTTACAGTGCCTGCCGCCGTGCAGGCACTGTCACATTTCCCAGAGCTAAAAGTGATCTTAGTGGGTGATCGTCATCAGATTACTCAACAACTCTCTCTTCTTGGTTATTCAGCCAATACGCGTTTAAGTATTGTGCACAGTGACCGTGTCATCTCTAACTCCGAAAAACCTTCGCTTGCTTTACGTCACAGTGCTGGCAGCTCTATGGGCATGGCGATTGATCTTGTTGCTGAAAATCAAGCGGATGCGTGTGTCAGTGGTGGAAATACGGGTGCACTGATGGCACTGTCGCGTTTTCGTCTCAAACTACTACCGGGTATTGACCGTCCCGCGCTGGTTTCTGCACTGCCCACCGTTTCTGGCCGCAAAACTTGGATGCTTGATTTAGGTGCTAATGTGTCAAGCGATGCCGATTCTCTATTTCAATTTGCGGTGATGGGCGCCGCTCTTGCTGAGCAGCATTTACAACAAGCTCCACGTGTCGCGATTTTAAACATCGGTGCGGAGGAGATTAAAGGCAATGATCTGGTGAAACGTTGTGCGGAAATGCTGACTCAAACTCAAGCGATCAATTTCATTGGTTACATTGAGGGTAATCAGCTGTTAACCGATGCAGCAGATGTGATAGTGTGCGATGGCTTTGTTGGGAATGTGTGCCTTAAAGCGTGTGAAGGAACAGCGCAACTCTTTATCGATAAGTTAAAAAAATCGCTTTTAGGCTCATCCATAAAGGGTTGGATAGCAAGAAAACTGTTTTCTGAGCTCTTTACTGAATTAAAAACCCTGAACCCCGACCAGTATAACGGCGCAAGTTTGCTAGGATTGCGCGGCATTGTCATTAAGAGTCATGGAAGTGCTGATGTATCCGCGGTCGTGAATGCGATTTCAGAAGCGGTACATGAGGTGAAACGACAAGTACCCAGCCGTATAAGCGATCGTTTGGAAGCGGTTTTACTCGAGAGGCATTATTAG